One window of the Peptacetobacter hiranonis genome contains the following:
- a CDS encoding type I restriction endonuclease subunit R, protein MPYFNIVAQTTENTVVTEYEPVKTRSGNYQSEVALEKEFIRMLTEQGYEYLNIHNEKDLIANLRAQLEKLNNYKFSEDEWDRFFKNSISNQNEGIVEKTRKIQEDNVQVLKRDDGSTKNITLIDKKNIHNNFLQVINQYVIGTAEGARHDNRYDVTILVNGLPLVHVELKRRGVAIREAFNQINRYQRDSFWAGSGLFEYIQIFVISNGTNTKYYSNSTRFNAIKDSNSSSSTKKGKTSNSFEFTSFWADANNRVISDLIDFTRTFFAKHTLLNIITKYCIFTSENILMVMRPYQITATERILNRIEIANNYKKYGDVAGGGYIWHTTGSGKTLTSFKTARQASLLPYIDKVLFVVDRKDLDYQTMKEYDRFEKGAANSNTSTAILKKQLEDSNAKIIITTIQKLATFIKKNKEHEVYDKHVVIIFDECHRSQFGDMHAAIVKSFKKYHLFGFTGTPIFPANTGSIRNAQFFTTEQTFGDQLHTYTIVDAINDKNVLPFRVDYVKTMDMSDDIDDEQVWDIAREKAMMAPERIKLVTEYILNNFDRKTYRGDKTYIYNTLTNISEVASGKKGAVEEIKQKQRVSGFNSIFAVASVPMAKLYYQEFKKQMEADPTKKLRIATIFSYGANEDENEGTSGILGEENSEDTSALDQSSRDFLESAIQDYNEMFHTNYSTDGDKFQNYYKDVSLRMKNKELDLLIVVNMFLTGFDATTLNTLWVDKNLKMHGLIQAFSRTNRILNSIKTFGNIVCFRNLRKQVDTAISLFGDKNAGGIVLMKGFNDYYYGYEDVDGKKYPGYVEMMDKLMSKFPLSESQIIGEQNQKDFISLFGAILRMRNLLSAFDDFADKEMITERDLQDYTGKYQDLRDIWREKQKRGESTDIIDDIVFEVELIKQIEINIDYILMLVKNYHDGHCKDKDILVTINSAINASHELRSKKSLIENFISKINDVEDVMTEWNDYVVEKREEELNQIIKEENLDDLETMKFIENSFRDGEVKTTGTDINKLMPKVSRFGGGKRANKKQGIIDKFKLFFDKFFGIGGTFTAEKTNNINDIDIISEQYASMAAEESATYNVNNK, encoded by the coding sequence GTGCCATATTTTAATATTGTTGCACAGACAACAGAAAATACAGTAGTTACAGAATATGAGCCAGTAAAAACACGCTCTGGCAATTATCAGTCTGAAGTAGCCTTAGAAAAAGAATTTATTCGTATGCTTACCGAACAAGGATACGAATACCTAAATATACATAACGAAAAAGATTTAATAGCTAACCTTCGTGCTCAACTTGAAAAATTAAACAACTATAAATTCTCTGAAGATGAGTGGGATAGATTTTTCAAAAATTCAATTTCAAATCAGAACGAAGGAATAGTAGAAAAGACTAGAAAAATTCAGGAAGATAATGTTCAGGTTTTAAAACGTGATGATGGTAGTACAAAAAATATCACACTTATAGATAAGAAGAATATACATAATAACTTTTTACAGGTTATCAATCAATATGTAATTGGAACTGCAGAAGGTGCTAGGCATGATAACCGTTATGATGTTACTATTCTTGTGAATGGTTTACCTCTTGTTCATGTGGAATTAAAACGTAGAGGTGTAGCTATTCGTGAGGCATTTAATCAGATTAATAGATATCAGCGTGATTCATTCTGGGCAGGAAGTGGACTTTTTGAATATATACAGATTTTTGTTATCTCAAATGGAACTAATACAAAGTATTATTCTAACAGTACACGTTTCAATGCAATTAAAGATTCTAATTCTTCTTCTAGTACTAAGAAAGGTAAGACAAGCAATAGTTTTGAATTTACTTCATTTTGGGCAGACGCAAACAACCGTGTAATTTCTGATTTGATTGACTTTACAAGAACATTTTTTGCAAAACATACGTTATTAAATATTATCACTAAGTATTGTATTTTCACATCTGAAAATATACTTATGGTAATGCGTCCATATCAGATTACTGCTACTGAACGTATTTTGAATCGTATTGAGATTGCAAACAACTACAAAAAATATGGTGATGTTGCTGGTGGTGGCTATATTTGGCATACAACAGGTTCGGGGAAGACACTTACATCATTTAAAACTGCAAGACAGGCATCATTATTACCATATATAGATAAGGTACTATTTGTAGTTGACCGTAAAGACTTAGATTACCAAACAATGAAAGAATATGACCGTTTTGAAAAAGGTGCAGCAAATAGCAACACTTCTACTGCAATTCTTAAAAAGCAATTAGAGGATAGTAATGCTAAAATTATTATCACAACGATTCAGAAACTTGCAACATTCATTAAGAAAAATAAAGAACATGAAGTTTATGATAAGCATGTAGTTATAATCTTTGATGAGTGTCACAGAAGCCAGTTTGGGGATATGCATGCTGCTATTGTAAAGAGTTTTAAGAAATATCATCTTTTTGGATTTACAGGAACACCTATATTCCCAGCTAATACAGGAAGTATTCGTAATGCTCAGTTTTTTACAACTGAGCAGACTTTTGGCGACCAACTTCATACATATACAATTGTTGATGCTATTAATGATAAAAATGTGCTTCCTTTTAGAGTTGATTATGTAAAGACTATGGATATGAGTGATGACATTGATGATGAGCAGGTTTGGGATATAGCTCGTGAAAAAGCTATGATGGCGCCAGAAAGAATTAAACTTGTTACTGAATATATCCTTAATAATTTTGATAGGAAGACTTATCGTGGTGACAAGACTTACATATATAACACACTAACAAATATTTCAGAAGTTGCTTCTGGTAAAAAAGGTGCTGTAGAGGAAATTAAGCAGAAACAAAGAGTAAGTGGGTTTAACTCTATTTTTGCTGTTGCATCTGTACCAATGGCAAAATTATATTATCAAGAATTCAAGAAACAAATGGAAGCAGATCCTACAAAGAAACTGCGCATAGCTACTATATTTAGCTATGGTGCAAATGAAGATGAGAATGAAGGTACGAGTGGTATTTTAGGTGAGGAAAACTCAGAAGATACATCTGCACTTGACCAGTCTTCAAGAGATTTCCTTGAATCAGCTATTCAAGATTATAATGAGATGTTCCATACAAATTATTCTACAGATGGAGATAAGTTCCAGAATTATTATAAAGATGTTTCTCTTCGTATGAAGAATAAGGAATTAGATTTACTTATTGTTGTAAATATGTTCTTAACAGGGTTTGATGCTACAACATTGAATACATTATGGGTGGATAAGAATTTGAAGATGCATGGACTGATTCAAGCATTTTCAAGAACAAATAGAATACTTAATTCTATTAAAACTTTTGGAAATATAGTATGCTTTAGAAATCTACGGAAACAAGTCGATACTGCTATTTCTCTTTTTGGTGATAAGAATGCAGGCGGTATTGTCTTGATGAAGGGATTCAATGATTATTACTATGGATATGAAGATGTTGATGGAAAGAAATACCCTGGATATGTAGAGATGATGGATAAGCTTATGTCAAAATTCCCACTTTCAGAGTCACAAATTATAGGCGAGCAAAATCAAAAAGATTTCATTTCTCTTTTTGGAGCAATTCTTCGTATGAGAAACCTTTTATCTGCATTTGATGATTTTGCAGATAAAGAGATGATTACAGAACGTGATTTACAGGATTATACTGGAAAATATCAAGATTTAAGAGATATATGGAGGGAAAAACAAAAAAGAGGTGAAAGTACGGATATTATTGATGATATTGTTTTTGAAGTTGAACTTATCAAACAAATAGAAATCAATATTGATTATATACTTATGCTTGTCAAAAATTATCATGATGGTCATTGTAAGGATAAAGATATACTTGTTACAATAAATAGTGCTATTAATGCTAGTCATGAATTACGTAGCAAAAAATCACTTATTGAAAATTTTATTTCAAAAATTAACGATGTTGAAGATGTTATGACGGAATGGAATGATTATGTGGTTGAAAAACGTGAAGAAGAGCTTAATCAGATTATTAAAGAAGAAAATTTGGATGACCTAGAAACAATGAAGTTTATTGAAAATTCATTCCGCGATGGAGAAGTAAAAACCACAGGAACAGATATTAATAAACTTATGCCTAAAGTTTCTCGTTTTGGTGGTGGAAAAAGAGCTAATAAAAAACAAGGTATTATCGATAAGTTTAAGCTATTTTTCGATAAATTCTTTGGTATTGGTGGAACTTTTACTGCGGAAAAGACAAATAATATAAATGATATAGATATTATTTCTGAACAATATGCATCAATGGCTGCAGAAGAATCTGCAACATATAATGTAAATAATAAATAG